In the genome of Shewanella denitrificans OS217, the window TATCACTCTGCATCAAGATATTAATCATTTTTATGCTTCTTTCTTCAGTGCCCCCTTGCAGTTTAATTCGCCGTGGGGAGAAGGGGAGTTATTGCTTGCCTGGTCCCTCGAGGATTTTGAATACTTGCAGCAAAACATTATTGGTCACTTGTTAATGAAGCAAAAGCTTAAACAAGCGCCGACCTGGTTTATTGGTGTCTTGAGTGATGGCGACACTATGATCACAGTCGAAAATGATACTGGCGCCGTGTGGATTGAAGTGCCAGGAGAAGTTCCTAAACAGCAACTTGCCCCCTCTATCGCCGAGTTTATTACTCAGCTGAGTCCGCGGATCACCCCAGCGATAAAGCCAGTTCAAGAAGTCGACCCGCAATGGCAACACCCAGGCATTTGGCAACGAATGAAGCTAATGTGGCGAGATTTAACTCATCGAAGCCGAAAATAAACTTTATTGATGATCCCAAGATAAGTTTGACACTATGCGGCAAGGTTCGCAGCGAAACTGAAACATGTCTAATAAAGGTTCAGCAAGTTTCCACTCTAGACTGCCGCACTTTGGACAAGGCCGTGAAAGCTCAGCGTTTAGGCTTTCACCGCCGACTCGATACAGATAGTAGTAAGTGGGGATCTTAGTTAAGTACTCGATACGACCACGTAAATCCCAGCCACGTCTAAATAAGTCACTGTCAGTATTGGATATTTCATCTAAGGCTGCAAATTCAGCTTTGGTGGCTGCCGCCATTTGCAGT includes:
- the syd gene encoding SecY-interacting protein → MSCSSALEKFINSYLNSYQNALSELPRYYPMGVASPCIAQTFDEQSEDAVFWQPVKREPAGDFDNVASALAITLHQDINHFYASFFSAPLQFNSPWGEGELLLAWSLEDFEYLQQNIIGHLLMKQKLKQAPTWFIGVLSDGDTMITVENDTGAVWIEVPGEVPKQQLAPSIAEFITQLSPRITPAIKPVQEVDPQWQHPGIWQRMKLMWRDLTHRSRK